A genomic region of Anopheles coustani chromosome 3, idAnoCousDA_361_x.2, whole genome shotgun sequence contains the following coding sequences:
- the LOC131261244 gene encoding solute carrier family 25 member 44: MVDGNASGPFLRTIEWDMMDKRKFFPLSMLSSFSVRCALFPLTVIKTQLQVQFRNDVYKGMIDAGIKIYRAEGVPGLYRGFWISSVQIVSGVFYISTYEGVRHVLGQYGANQRMKSLVAGGCASLVGQTIIVPFDVISQHAMVLGMGAHGGAVNPLGINFDKSSSRLRITRDIAREIMRRDGVRGFYRGYTASLMAYVPNSAMWWAFYHLYQDELLKIVPPWVSHLFVQCVAGSFGGFTTTIITNPLDIVRARLQVQRLDSMSVAFRELWHEEHFHMFFKGLTARLVQSAAFSFSIILGYETIKRVSVNEQYRHMIRW; this comes from the coding sequence ATGGTGGACGGGAACGCGAGCGGCCCGTTCTTGCGCACGATCGAGTGGGACATGATGGACAAGCGGAAATTCTTCCCCCTTTCGATGCTGAGCTCTTTTTCGGTGCGCTGTGCCCTGTTTCCGCTGACGGTGATCAAAACACAGCTCCAGGTACAGTTCCGGAACGACGTGTACAAGGGCATGATCGATGCGGGTATCAAAATCTACCGTGCCGAGGGTGTGCCGGGTCTGTACCGGGGCTTCTGGATCTCCTCGGTGCAGATCGTGAGCGGGGTGTTTTACATCAGCACGTACGAGGGCGTCCGGCACGTGCTCGGCCAGTACGGTGCAAACCAGCGCATGAAATCGCTCGTCGCCGGCGGTTGTGCGTCGCTCGTCGGCCAGACCATCATCGTACCGTTCGACGTCATCTCCCAGCACGCGATGGTGCTCGGGATGGGCGCCCACGGAGGCGCCGTCAATCCGCTTGGCATCAACTTCGACAAGAGCAGCAGCCGGTTACGGATAACGCGCGATATTGCGCGGGAAATAATGCGCCGTGATGGAGTACGCGGGTTCTACCGGGGTTACACCGCCAGCCTGATGGCGTACGTGCCCAACTCGGCCATGTGGTGGGCCTTTTATCACCTCTACCAGGACGAGCTGTTGAAGATCGTACCGCCGTGGGTGTCACACCTTTTCGTGCAGTGCGTGGCCGGCAGCTTCGGGGGATTCacgaccaccatcatcactaACCCGCTCGACATCGTCCGGGCACGGTTACAGGTGCAGCGGCTCGACTCGATGAGTGTCGCTTTCCGTGAGCTGTGGCACGAGGAGCACTTCCACATGTTCTTCAAGGGGCTGACGGCACGGTTGGTCCAGTCGGCCGCATTTTCCTTCAGTATCATCCTCGGGTACGAAACCATCAAGCGGGTTTCGGTCAACGAGCAGTACCGGCACATGATTAGATGGTAA
- the LOC131261243 gene encoding signal peptide peptidase-like 3 isoform X1, translating to MSEGFGNGHQEAAAAAAAAAAGQLVDDNILVHGDGDTHEYQWAYGTIMDSSRVSTCLISMLLIVYGSFRSLNMEQEQREKEKKRQSESMNNLITGEPVQQEQNKFATLDTMHALCLPLGASVSLLVMFFFFDSMQMLFAVCTAIIATVALAFLLLPMCQYIIRPCTDGNRISFGVCGRFTAAELFSFSLAVSIVCIWVLTGHWLLMDAMGMGLCVAFIAFVRLPSLKVSTLLLTGLLIYDVFWVFFSSYIFSTNVMVKVATRPADNPVGIVARKLNLGGIVKEPPKLNLPGKLVFPSIHNSGHFSMLGLGDIVMPGLLLCFVLRYDAYKKSQSTQTAETGVPPPRGVGSKLTYFHCSLLGYFLGLLTATVSSEVFKAAQPALLYLVPFTLLPLLTMAYLKGDLRRMWSEPFIIQQASKQLEV from the exons ATGTCGGAAGGATTTGGCAACGGCCATcaggaagcagcagcagcggccgcagcagcagcagcaggacaaCTAGTGGACGACAATATTCTGGTGCACGGTGACGGCGACACACACGAGTATCAGTGGGCGTACGGAACGATAATGGACTCGTCCCGCGTTTCGACATGTCTCATCTCGATGCTGCTGATCGTGTACGGTAGCTTCCGGAGTCTCAACATGGAGCAGGAACagcgggaaaaggaaaagaaacgacaGAGCGAAAGCATGAACAATCTCATTACTGGCGAGCCGGTTCAGCAGGAGCAAA ataaATTCGCCACATTGGACACGATGCACGCACTATGTCTGCCCCTTGGCGCATCAGTTTCATTACTggtgatgtttttcttcttcgattcGATGCAAATGTTGTTTGCCGTCTGCACAGCGA TAATAGCCACCGTTGCCCTGGCATTTCTCCTGCTGCCGATGTGTCAGTACATCATCCGACCTTGCACGGATGGTAATCGGATATCGTTCGGCGTGTGTGGCCGTTTCACGGCGGCCGAACTGTTCAGCTTCTCCCTTGCCGTCTCCATCGTGTGCATCTGGGTGCTGACGGGCCACTGGCTACTAATGGACGCAATGGGCATGGGGCTGTGCGTAGCGTTTATCGCATTCGTGCGGCTACCGAGCCTGAAAGTGTCCACGCTGCTGCTGACCGGTCTGCTCATCTACGACGTGTTCTGGGttttcttctcctcgtacATCTTCAGCACAAACGTGATGGTGAAGGTGGCCACACGGCCGGCCGACAACCCGGTTGGCATTGTGGCACGCAAGCTAAACCTCGGTGGCATCGTCAAGGAGCCGCCCAAGCTGAACCTGCCGGGTAAACTGGTGTTCCCGAGCATTCACAACAGCGGACACTTTTCGATGCTCGGTCTGGGTGATATTGTGATGCCCGGCCTGTTGCTTTGCTTCGTGTTACGCTACGATGCGTACAAGAAATCTCAATCGACACAAACGGCCGAAACGGGCGTACCGCCACCAAGAGGAGTCGGATCAAAACTTACTTATTTTCATTGTTCCTTACTAGG TTACTTCCTCGGATTGTTAACCGCGACTGTCAGTTCAGAAGTATTTAAAGCGGCCCAACCGGCGTTACTCTATTTGGTACCGTTTACACTGCTACCTCTGCTTACGATGGCGTATCTAAAG GGCGATTTACGGCGCATGTGGAGTGAACCGTTCATCATACAGCAAGCGTCGAAGCAGTTAGAAGTATAA
- the LOC131261243 gene encoding signal peptide peptidase-like 3 isoform X2 — MSEGFGNGHQEAAAAAAAAAAGQLVDDNILVHGDGDTHEYQWAYGTIMDSSRVSTCLISMLLIVYGSFRSLNMEQEQREKEKKRQSESMNNLITGEPVQQEQTDKFATLDTMHALCLPLGASVSLLVMFFFFDSMQMLFAVCTAIIATVALAFLLLPMCQYIIRPCTDGNRISFGVCGRFTAAELFSFSLAVSIVCIWVLTGHWLLMDAMGMGLCVAFIAFVRLPSLKVSTLLLTGLLIYDVFWVFFSSYIFSTNVMVKVATRPADNPVGIVARKLNLGGIVKEPPKLNLPGKLVFPSIHNSGHFSMLGLGDIVMPGLLLCFVLRYDAYKKSQSTQTAETGVPPPRGVGSKLTYFHCSLLGYFLGLLTATVSSEVFKAAQPALLYLVPFTLLPLLTMAYLKGDLRRMWSEPFIIQQASKQLEV, encoded by the exons ATGTCGGAAGGATTTGGCAACGGCCATcaggaagcagcagcagcggccgcagcagcagcagcaggacaaCTAGTGGACGACAATATTCTGGTGCACGGTGACGGCGACACACACGAGTATCAGTGGGCGTACGGAACGATAATGGACTCGTCCCGCGTTTCGACATGTCTCATCTCGATGCTGCTGATCGTGTACGGTAGCTTCCGGAGTCTCAACATGGAGCAGGAACagcgggaaaaggaaaagaaacgacaGAGCGAAAGCATGAACAATCTCATTACTGGCGAGCCGGTTCAGCAGGAGCAAA cagataaATTCGCCACATTGGACACGATGCACGCACTATGTCTGCCCCTTGGCGCATCAGTTTCATTACTggtgatgtttttcttcttcgattcGATGCAAATGTTGTTTGCCGTCTGCACAGCGA TAATAGCCACCGTTGCCCTGGCATTTCTCCTGCTGCCGATGTGTCAGTACATCATCCGACCTTGCACGGATGGTAATCGGATATCGTTCGGCGTGTGTGGCCGTTTCACGGCGGCCGAACTGTTCAGCTTCTCCCTTGCCGTCTCCATCGTGTGCATCTGGGTGCTGACGGGCCACTGGCTACTAATGGACGCAATGGGCATGGGGCTGTGCGTAGCGTTTATCGCATTCGTGCGGCTACCGAGCCTGAAAGTGTCCACGCTGCTGCTGACCGGTCTGCTCATCTACGACGTGTTCTGGGttttcttctcctcgtacATCTTCAGCACAAACGTGATGGTGAAGGTGGCCACACGGCCGGCCGACAACCCGGTTGGCATTGTGGCACGCAAGCTAAACCTCGGTGGCATCGTCAAGGAGCCGCCCAAGCTGAACCTGCCGGGTAAACTGGTGTTCCCGAGCATTCACAACAGCGGACACTTTTCGATGCTCGGTCTGGGTGATATTGTGATGCCCGGCCTGTTGCTTTGCTTCGTGTTACGCTACGATGCGTACAAGAAATCTCAATCGACACAAACGGCCGAAACGGGCGTACCGCCACCAAGAGGAGTCGGATCAAAACTTACTTATTTTCATTGTTCCTTACTAGG TTACTTCCTCGGATTGTTAACCGCGACTGTCAGTTCAGAAGTATTTAAAGCGGCCCAACCGGCGTTACTCTATTTGGTACCGTTTACACTGCTACCTCTGCTTACGATGGCGTATCTAAAG GGCGATTTACGGCGCATGTGGAGTGAACCGTTCATCATACAGCAAGCGTCGAAGCAGTTAGAAGTATAA